A stretch of the Mobula hypostoma chromosome 19, sMobHyp1.1, whole genome shotgun sequence genome encodes the following:
- the slc35g1 gene encoding uncharacterized protein slc35g1 isoform X2: MTNAASVHAVSLKLPSFWTLRPHLWFEQAEAQFHIRQITSESTRYYYVLSSLDQETAAQVEEFIQSPPEDGKYTAFKTLLIRTFGLSRRKRARRLLHLDGLGDRPLSALMNEMLALAEGHKPCLMFEQAFLEQLPEDICLLLSDADFSKAREVAARADVLWNARKERGASVAQITKPRAQRQTRPGPAAEPTKPGDGSEEPNEQWCFYHQRWGTEARRCRPPCKFPGNAKAQPLPIATAAGHQDSLLYVWDKQSGRRFLVDTGAEISVLPPTSYDTCNREPGPTLRAANGSTIRTYGTRTVRLQFSSSRFTWDFTLAAVAQPLLGADFLRAHSLLVDLQGK; the protein is encoded by the coding sequence atgaccaacgctgcatctgttcacgcagtttcgttaaaactgccaagcttctggacgctgcgaccccatttatggttcgaacaagcagaagcacaattccacattcggcagataacctcggagtccactcgctactactacgtgctgagctccctcgaccaggagactgctgcacaagttgaggagtttatacagtcgcccccggaggacggcaaatacacagcattcaaaaccctgctcataaggactttcggactctcacggcgcaaacgagcacgccgcttattgcacctggatggtttgggagacaggccgctgtcagcattaatgaacgagatgctggccctggctgaaggacacaaaccctgcctcatgtttgagcaggcgttcctagagcaactgcctgaggacatatgcctgctgctgtccgacgcagatttcagcaaagcccgggaggtggcggcccgagcagatgtgctgtggaatgccaggaaagagagaggggcatccgttgcacagatcaccaagccgcgtgcccaacgacagaccagaccgggcccggcagcagagcctacaaaacccggcgacgggagtgaggagcccaacgaacaatggtgtttctaccaccagcggtggggcacggaggcccgccgctgcagaccgccctgcaaattcccgggaaacgccaaggcccagccgctgccgatcgctacggcggctggccatcaggacagcctcctgtacgtctgggacaagcagtcgggacgccgctttttggtcgacaccggagcggagatcagcgtcttacctccaacgagttacgacacctgcaacagagaaccgggacccaccctgagggccgctaatggcagcacaatacgaacctacggcacccgcacggtgcggctacagttcagctccagccggttcacgtgggacttcacactggccgccgtggcccaaccactgctgggggcagattttctacgagcccacagcctgctggttgacttgcaagggaagtga